TGCTCGCATCTTTTTGCAGGATACGCGGGACAAAGCAGGCCCCGGCAGGCAGCGTCACATTGTCGAATTTCTGCTCGGATCTCGCAAAACAGACGCTTTTCTCCACCCGCAGCGTCTTCACATTCACCACGGCGAGGGTGACATAGACAAAGGGCCAGTCCGCACTCTCTCCACCCTGCACATCATTGGCCTCTGCCACGATGTAGGCGTGATCACCCACGATGGCCATCTCCGCATCATGCGCGCCCTTCACCTGCGGCTCCGTCGTATTCACCAGCCCCGCCATCACCTTGTCAGCAGCCGCTTTGGCATCCCAGCCGGGCGGCAGGATTTCGGCAGCAGAAATCAGGGGCAAAAGAAGAAAAAGGCAGGGAAGTCGGAACATACGGCAGCGCAGTGCGATCCACACCACAATCAGTGTGCATCGGCAAGTAAGGATACTGAGGAACCTTGCCCATCTATCGCTTTTCTGAGCGTCTAACGGCGCTTGCCCCCGACAGCTCGACGTGGGGTTTTCTCTCCAACACAAAATCCTTCACAATTTGCCGCCAGGAATCTCTCCCTTCATCGTTTCTCAAGCGATCATGAAGCTTCTTCTCTCTTTACTCTGCCTCCTGTGCCTTCATCTGGCCGCTGCGGACCGGCCCAATATTGTCGTCATCCTCGCTGATGACTTTGGCTACGGCAGCACCGGGGCCTACGGTGCGGATCCAGCGCTGGTCCGCACCCCGCATTTGGACCGGCTCTCACGCGAGGGCCGCCGCTTCACTGATGCCAGCACCACCTCATCGGTCTGCTCTCCCACCCGCTATTCCCTGATCACCGGCCGCTACTGCTGGCGCACCAGCGAAAAGAGCGGGGTCCTCGGCACCTTCTCCCCGCTCCACATTGAAACGACTCGCCTGAACATGGCCTCCCTGCTGAAAAAGCATGGATACAGCACTGCCGCCATCGGCAAATGGCACCTAGGCTACGGCACGGCAGATGATTCCCCCCAGTGGCGTACCGACTACACGGCTGAGCTTTCGCCTGGGCCGCTGGACATCGGTTTTGACTACCACTTTGGCGTGCCTGCCAACCATGGAGACCTCACTGGCATATACGTGGAAAACCGTTTTGTCTATGGCCTCCGCCAAGGCAAAATCCCCGCCGGCATGAAGGTGCCTGGGACCGACTCTGACGGCCCCGACTTCAAAACCACCTACACCCCCGAAGACACGGAATCTGGCCGGGCCACAATCCTCGATCTGGATGCTCCACGGCGCGTCAATGAGCGCGTGATGCCCCTGCTCACCCGAAAGACAGCGGACTGGATCCGGCAACAGAAAAAGGACCGTCCGTTCTTTCTCTACTACACTCCAGTGGCCGTCCACAATCCCGTCACGCCGGACAAAGATCTGGCGGGAAAGAGCAAGGCTGGCCCATATGGTGACTGGATTCACGAGCTGGACCGCAGCATCGGCGGCGTGCTCGCAGCCTTGGATGAAACCGGCCACGCAGAAAACACGCTTATCCTTTTCACCAGCGACAATGGCGGCGTCTTCAAACCTGAACGCGACATGCCGCAAACCGATGCCTTCAAGGCAGGCCTGAAGGTGAATGGCGCTCTCCGTGGAGGCAAGCACACCGTCTGGCAGGGCGGCTTCAAGGTGCCCTTCATCGCCCGCTGGCCCGGCAAGATCCCCGCCAACAGCGTGTGTGATGAAATGGTCAGCCTGGCAGACATCCTCGCCACCACGGCGGCCATCATTGGCGAGAAGCTCCCGGCTGCCCAGCAGGCAGCCGAAGACAGCCACAACATCCTCCCTGCCCTGCTGGGAGAACAAGCCGCTCCGGCTCGCAACCATCTCATCGTTCACAGCTCAGATGGCGTGTATGCGATTCGCAAAGGCCCCTGGAAATGGGTGGAGGGCATCCCTGCAGCGGGCATCAAACGCACCCGCTCGGACGAGTTCATCCCCACGCTCTTCGATCTGGAAAAAGACCCCGCAGAAACCAAGGACATAAGCGCTCAGCATCCCGAAGTTGTGCAGGAACTCTCCGCCTTGCTGAATCAGTATCGCAATGGCGGCTACAGCCGTGAGCTACCACCTCTTCATGAAACAGGGCAGCCTAAAATCGCCACACTGCCCCCCCTCCCAGGCAGCCCGTTGCTGGAGGCCCCTCTTGCCAGCCTCCCCGACAAACCCTGGGCCATCACCAGGGGCACTTGGAAAGCGGAGGACAAGGCTGTTTGGGGTATTCAAAAAGGACCCAAGGATGCAGGGGCTACCTTGCGCGTCCCAGTCACCTTCACAGAGGGCGTTCTCGACTATTCCATTCAGTTTCAGGGGGCCAACCGCCATTCACTGCGCATTGAGGCCGGCGAAGAACACCACAGCTTCCGCATTGAGATCAGCCCCTCATACATTGGCCTCACCAAAAACCCGGATCCTGGCCAGTCAAAAGAGCAGACCGTGCCCCTGGCCCGCAAGTCACTCGAACTCCAGACCGGCATCTGGTATCCTGTGCGCATCACCTTTCATGGCAGTGAAGTCACCGTCCAAGTCAATGACACTCGTATCACCGGCACGCACACCCTCCTGATAGAACCGAAAAAAGCACTCAACTTCCTCGTCTTCGGCGACCGCGCTGGATTTAAGGATGTTCGCCTGATCCAGACTCAGCCCCAGTCCAAGCCCTGAGCCAGACACAGACCTGGAGCCAATCATCACAGCCAGCAGGACCTTTACGTTGGGCCCCTCTGGCGTTATATCGCGACTGTTGCAAAAGACTTCATCCTCCTCACTGCCTCCTATTGAGAGGCCCGCTCCAGTCACCTGGGAGCCGGGGCTCATCCTGGATCTGGAGCAGCGCATCCTGCCACGCTATCTCCCCCAGTGCCGCTGGTTCGGTGGAAAATCGCTTTCTCTTCAGGCCACGCAAATCATTCAGGACACGGTCTTCCCCGGGACCGATGTCCATGTCCTGCTGGTTAAGACAACCTTCTCCGACGGACCGCCTGAGCAATACCTGCTTCCCCTTTGTTTGCTTCACGGATCCGAGGCGGCAACCTTCAATGCTGCGTTTCCCAACAAAGTGTTAGGCCATTGGGGGAATGCTGGGATGCTGTGCGATGCCCTGCAAACTTCAGAGTTTCAAAGAGCCCTCTTCGTGGCACTCATCGGCAGGGAACCTTTGAATTCCTCTTTCGGCCTCATCCTCGAATCGCCACCTCGACATGACGAAGAGGAGCTAGATCAGGCAGCCTCGCAAGCACGCATCCTGAGCGGGGAACAGTCCAACACCTCCATCAGCTACGCGGATCGGTGGCTGGTGAAATTCTTCCGCAAATTTGAAGTGGGCATTCATCCAGAGGTGGAGATGACCCAGCATCTCACCCGGCACCATTTTCAGGTGCCCCCATTCCTCAGTGCACTGAATCTTCCTCTCGATGCTGACACTGGCGTGGCGGCCATGCTGACCCATTACACCCCGCATCAGAACGACGGCTGGACCTTTACACTCGAGGCCTTGCGACAGCTTTTTGCGCAAGTCATCGAATCCCCTCCCTCCCATCATACCGACAGGCAGGACGAAATTATTGGTGCCTCCTACCCTGCGCGTGCCGCCCAGCTCGGTCGCCTCACCGCCCGCATGCACATCGCCCTGGCTGCAACCTCGGACGATCCCAACTTCCATCCCCAGCCCTTCACGCCACAAGACAGCCGCAGCCTTTGCGTAGCCATGCGGGCCAATGCCACCCGCGTGCTGGCCGAACTGCAATGTCAACTCACTCGCCTGTCTGAGGCATCGCAGACCATGGCTCGTGAGGTCTTGGAGACCCGGCAGGTTTTCCTGGAAGCTTTTGATAAGCTGAGCCAAAAGATCATCGAGTGCAGCCTCATCCGTGTGCATGGCGACTTCCATCTGGGCCAGACCCTCAATACCGGGACAGATTTTGTGATCATTGACTTTGAAGGCGAACCGCGTCTGCCTCTTGACCAGCGTCGTCTGCCACGCCCCGCCCTGAGGGATGTCGCAGGCATGGTTCGTTCCTTCGAGTATGCGGCTTCCGCCGCACTTGACCAAGCCCACGATGAAGAGCGAGATTCGCTCGCCCCCTGGGCCCAAGCCTGGGCGGATGTGGTGATCAAAAACTATCTTTGTGCTTACTTCGAGACAGCCCAGGGCCAAAAATTCCTTCCCCAGTCCCCAACAGACGCCCAATTCCTTCTCGACCTCCACATTCTCGACAAGGCCCTCTATGAAGTCGGTTATGAGCTAAGCTACCGCCCTCATTTAGTCTCCATCCCCTTGAGAGCCATCTCCCGCCTTCGATCAACCTTGGAGCCGTGAAAAGACGAGGTTGGCAAAATCAATTGTGCCTAAGTAAGGCTGAAACCTCTATCCACATTGGTTCTCAACGTGGAGCGGGCGATGGGAATCGAACCCACGTTTCGGGTGTGGTGGTTTTCAGTGGTGAAAAGTGGTCGATTTCACTGGGAAAAACGGGGTTTGTGCAGTATGTTTACTGCACAAACTGCACTGCAAAAATGGCTTCGCTCTACCGCAAAAAACAGTCTCCATATTGGTTCATTCAATACACTGATTCAGAGGGCGTCCGCCGCAATCGGTCCACTGAATTGAGGACCGATGATCCCGGCGAGACGGTCAAGGCTCGCACACTGCGGGCGGAAATGGAAGCCAAAGAACTGTCCCGGTCGGGAAGCACCGTCACCGGGGAGGCTTGGGATAGCTGGGTGCCGAAATACTTGGAGCGGCACTGTGACAGTGAAAAGACGCTGGTGCGCTACACGGGCATCTGGAAATGGGTCGCGCTCTGGCTTCAAGACAAGCACCTGCATTCGCCCCGTGCCATCACCTACCGGAACGCCATTGAATATCTCGACTGGCGGACGGGCTACAAAAAGAAGACCGGAAAGACGGTCGGACGGAACACCGCGATTCTGGAACTGAAAATCTTCGCGATGATTATGGGCGAAGCGGTGCGCCTGGGGCACGCTGACGCCAACCCGCTCACGAGCCTCAAGCTCAAGCGGGACAAGTCGGCAAAAAAACCGGAGCTGACGGATGACGAAATCCGCACGATTCGGGAGGCTCTGAAGGAGGAACCCGAATGGATGCAGACGGCTTTTGACATCGCTCTGCACACGGGCTGCCGTCTCCAAGAAACCCGCATCCCCCTGAGCTGCATCGACTTCGAGGAAAACAAGATCACCTTTCCCTCACCCAAGGGCGGCGAGGATCGGGCCTTTTCGATTCCGATGCCCTCGGCGCTGCATCCTCTGTTTGAGAAGCTGCGCCGCCTGAAAAAGAAAGTCACGCTGGAGTTCCCCTTCCAGCCTTCACGGCGCTGGCAGCAGTTCTTCGCCAAGGTGAAGATGCCGCATCTCTGCTTTCACTGCCTGCGCGTGACCTACGTCAACCGGCTGCGGCGTGCAGGCGTGCCGCGTGAAGTGTCCATGCGGCTCGTGAATCATGCTTCAGAACTGATTCACAAGGTTTACCAGCGCGAGAAGGCCGAAGATGTCGCGCAGTGGCGTGATGCCGTAAAGTTTGAGCCAGCTTAAACGGGCGTGGTGGACGTGAGCAATCGGCAGGAATACTGGCGCTCACTCCAATGCACCGCGCAGGTTTCCGAAACCACATACCACTTGCCCGGCGGATTGCCTGAACCGTGATTCGCTCCCATGCAAGAGCACTCGCAATTAAGTCCAACGGCATCCCAACAAGCGGGAGCGCATTTCTGCTGAACTTGGAAAGGGTGAATCACATAGATTTTTCCATATCGAGCCAGCGACCGTTTCACCACGTCTTCAAACCATGCTTTGGGCAGTTCCCAGCACTTCCACTGCGGATTCCAGTTTGGCTGGTTCCGATGTCCCTCCTTCAGCCATTCGCGATTGCTCTTGTCGAATGGAAGCCTCAGCAAAACGGGTTTGCGTCCAGGTTGCCTGAAGGCAACAGGAATCAGTTTTTGATTCCAGACAGCTTTGAGCTTGGGGTCTTGATTGGTGTTTTGAGACATAGGAGTGACACCTCCACCTTGTTATGCAGTCTCCAGTCTAAACCTGCTGAAAGTGTCATGGAAGGGCGAAAAGCGTCGATTCAGTTACTTCGCAGACCTGCGAAGAATAGGCCGCGACAGCGGCCCGTTGGGGTTGGCGTGGGCGGGCAAATCCAAAAAGTATTCGCAGAGCGAGCAAGCGAGCGGCGCGTCTGCTGGAAAAATCCGCTGCCCCTATCGGGGCAGCGCTTCCATGTGCAGGTGCAGCTTTCGGTCGTGCGCCATACGGCAAGAGAGCGAAACGGCGCGGCGGTAGCTGAGGCAATGATAAACCGTTGTGCGCGGCTGGCGGTCTTGGGTCGAGATGACGGCGACACGCCACGCGGGGCGCTGCCTGCCGTTCACGGTTGCGGCCCCCTTGTGGGGGCCGGTCATTCTGACGAGTGCATTCATGGGCGAGCTTGCTCCTGCTCAAGGTTCAAGATGTAGTTGGCGGCCTTCTGCGCCTGCGATGCGGCGCGGACAATCCAGCCTTTGGCGTCCTTGCTTTGCAGGGCATGAATCCAGCTTTGCAGGTAGCCGGCGGAGTTGGTGAGTTCATCCTCAATGATGCCAGCATGGGCATTCAGGAACGAAGCGGCCATTTCTGCCACAAGCTCTTCCTCGGCGTAGGTCTTGCGGGCTGTGTCGCCGTCGGCGCTGATGCCGCGATTCTCCAGCAAGGTCTTGCGGGCAAGCCGTGAAGCATGGCCGGTGCTGTGGGCCAGCTCATGAAACAGCGTGGAATAATAAGCCTCCTCGCCTTCGAAGAATCGCCCCTCCGGCATGTGGACGCTATCAGTTGCGGGGCGATAGCAAGGAACCGCTGCCCCTTCGCGGATGGCTGGCGCGTTGGGCATAGCTGCCACGATAGCGCGGGCACGGTCGGTCTTTTCGGAAAGCGAAAGCTCTGGCAGGTTCTCCGGCGTGGGAAACTCGATGCCTTCAATCTGTGACGCATGGAACACGGTGTAAGCCTTCAAGAAGCGGCGTGTCTCGCCCTCCCCGTCCTCGGCGTGGCTGCCCTCGTCCTGCTTGTTGTAGGTGCCGTATTTGACGACAAGCGAACCCTTCTCGCCTTTGCGGACGTGTCCGCCAAGCTCCTTGGCCTGAATGAAGGTCAGGAAAAACGGGGAAGTGCAACGCAGACTCCCCAAAAGAAAGACGTTAATCCCCTGATAGGCTCTGCCGGTGGCAAAGTTTCGGGGAAAACCCACCTTTGAAAAATAAGGCGACTTCCAGGGAATAACCCCGGCTTGTAGTTGGTCGATGATGCGGTCTGTAACCTGTGCGTAGATGTCTGATTTCATGATGATTCCTCCTGTTGCGGTTTTGCGCAAAGCACTCGCTCGCGCGCAAAACATGCGTGCCCACTGCCGGAGGATCGGGCGGGCAGTCAGAGGGAGGTCTCCGAAGGAGGGTGCCCTTTAGGGACAGCCTTTGGATGCCCTTGACGGCCCGAACGTCCGCGAGGCATCAAAGCCGCCCGATGCTGAGGGCGGCGCACTTCACGCGCTGACTAGCGCGGTGTCGTTTGGCACGGAGGCTGTAGCGGCGTAGTCGCAGGGAACCGGAGCGAAGCGGATGCCGCCTCGGTGCGCAAAGGTGGAGGAACTGGCATGGTTCACGGAAAGACGCGGGTCGGCTCGTTGCCGACAGTGAGCGGCTTTATGGGAACGGTGCTAGGCGGTAGGATAAAACACCTGCGCAGCATGGCGGGATTGGGGAAGCGCAGCGGCCAATGCCGCCTTGCTGCCCGTATGGCGGATGGGGCGCAAGCTGGCCTTTTGGACGAATGCGCCGCGAGTGACGAAGGAGGGAAAGCGGGCGCAGTCACGCCGCAAGGCTTCGGCCAAAAGGTGGGCTTGCTCGCGGCAGGTGGTGCGGAGCCGAGGGCGTTACGGGACACCTCCCGTTAGAATGGGTAGCGCCCCACGCAGTAGGCGCGAGGGAAAGCCTTTTCCCCACTTCAAAAACCAAAGAATTGAATGGGAGAAAAATCACAAACGATACCTGTGCCTGCCTCAAAAATGAAATCTCCTCGAGGACCGACGCCCAACTTGCAAGAATCGCTAAAGTGTGGATGTTCAAGGAACCTCGAACAACCCGCAACAAAAACAATGCCTCCGCGAGCACGATGCGTAGTTCACGAGGGAATTCGCGCTGACGATGGACATTCAGAAAAAAGCCCAATATAACGAAAGAACGCCCCCAAAACAGTCCTACAGGAACGTGAAAAATGGATCTGAAGCAAGCCTACTACGAGCTGCGATTTGAAAATGCTTTCCGCAGCACAAAGGGCGATGCGTTTCAGACATTCTTTGAGAAGCTAATGGGCCTTGTTTACAAGGCTGATTTCATGGCCTGCCGTCCGTGGGGCAATCAAGGTGACCGTAAAAATGATGGCTTTTTGAAATCTGAACGACGACTTTTTCAGGTTTACGCTCCAAATGAAATGGAGGCCGCCAAGGCAATCGACAAGATTACAGAGGACTTCGCGGGAGCGATGGTGCATTGGGGGCATGACTTCGACAAGTGGGTATTTGCCCACAACGCGGTGGATGGCCTCCCTCCTCACGTTCAGGCTTTGATCTTGAAACTGGAAAAAGACAATAGCGGTATAAAACTAGAGCCTTGGGGATTGGAGGAGTTTCGTCTTATTTTTCGGAAAATCTCAGAAGATGATCTCGCAGCGTGGTTTGGCCCCGTGCCGTCCGAGCAGACAAAACTTGAACTTGGCTTCGGCGATTTGCAGATTGTGCTAGAAAGAGTAGCTGATCACCCGGTTGTGCCCAATCAGCAGGTTAAAGATGTGCCAATGAGGAAAATTGAGGCAAATGCTCTGTCAGAAAGCGTCGCCACGCTGTTGAAAGCAGGAATGGCAAAAGCTCCCTTGGTGGCAGACTTCTTCAACAGGTGGCATGACGAGACGTTTGGGGAAAGAGTTGCGGTTGCCTTCCGAAACAAATATCAGGAGCTACGAGGCAAATCTGGACCCGACCAAATTTTCTCAGACTTGGAATCATGGGCTGGCGGAGCAGAACGCGGCACGCCAAAGCATCAATTAGCAGTGCTGGCCGTTTTGGCTTACTACTTTGACAGTTGCGATATTTTCGAAGAACCGAGGGGTGTGACGCCATGATTCTTCCTACCAAACACCTTTCTCAAGATCGAGCGATCCTCACGGTAGGCGCAAGAATCCTCCAACATTTGTCCCAGGCCAAGACGATTTCCTCCCTGTGGGAAGAGCTGCCCCGAAATTCTGCTGGGCGAAGTGATGCGCCACAGTTGCGCTACGACGCATTCGTTCTCGCACTTGATCTCTTGTTCATGATTGGTGCAATCGAGGTTCAAGAGGGTCTCCTAACGAAAAGGAAGGTGCCAGTATGATCCATCGCATTTTCAGCAGTTTGGAGACATTCAAAGGACTTGAGTTCAAAACAGGACTTAATGTTCTGATCGCGCAGAAGGAAGATGGAGCGACTGATAAACAGACTCGAAACCGTGCGGGGAAAACAAGTCTAGTCGAAATCATCCATTTTCTAACGGGGGCTGATGCGGGCAAGGACTCCCTTTGTCGATCAACCGCGCTGAGCGAGCAAACGTTCGGTATGGAACTCGACGTTGGAGGAGAGCGCATCAAGGTGTCGAGGTCAGGAAAAGAAAAATCGAAGATCGAAGTTGGGGGTGGAAGTTTTCTCGGAGGAAAGACGAGGCTCACAAATTCCGAGTGGGTCGATGTGCTTGGAGAGAAGATGTTTGGTTTGCACACGATTGAGGAAGATTCCGGGCGCGCGCCGACATTTCGGTCGCTCTTTGCATATTTTGTTCGTCGCCAGCTAAGCGGTGCGTTCACGACGCCCGAAAAACAGGCGGCCATGCAGCAGGCCGGAGACTATCAAGTGGCATTGTTGTTTCTGCTTGGGTTAGACTGGAAAATCGCGAGTGACTGGCAGAAAGTTCGTGATCGTGAAAAGACTCTCAAGGAACTTAAAACTGCTGCGGGCACGGGTGCCTTTGGCAGCATCATCGGCAAAGCATCTGACCTGAGGACCGAACTGACAGTCGCCGAGGCCCGTTTGAGCGCCCTCAAAGCTCAAATTGCATCTTTTCGTATTCTTCCACAATACGACGAACTAGAGGCTGAGGTAAACCGCCTTACACGGGAAACCAAGGAGCTTCTGAATTCAAACACGATTGACAAAGCTACAGTCGGCGATTTGCAGAAGGCTATACAAAGCGAGACTCCGCCATCGCTTACAGAGTTAGAGGGTATTTATGCAGAGGCAGGGATTGTTTTGCCTGGAGTTGCGATCAAGCGTTACGAAGAGGTCAAAAGTTTCCATGAATCAGTAGTGCGCAATCGTCGTGACTACTTGACTGGTGAATTAGAAGCTGTTCAAGCACGCATCACCTCGCGTGAACGCACAAAAGCCTCTTTGGATGCACGCCGCGCCGAGGTGATGAACATATTACAAAGTCATGGGGCACTTGAGCAGTTCGTCCAGCTACAGGGGGAAGCAGGGCGATTGGAAGCAGAGGTGGAATCTCTGCGGCAGCGATTCGAGTCTGCTGAGCAATTGGAAGGCTCCAAGAATGAGTTGGAAATTGAACGTAACAGGCTCACATTGCGTTTACGCCGGGATTTTTCTGAGCAAAAAGATCGTCTGTCGGAGGCCATTCTCGCCTTTGAGGAAACCTCAAAGGGGCTCTATGAATCGGCAGGAAGCATGACTATAGAAGAAACTTCAAATGGGCCTGTGTTTCAGTTTCCAATGCAAGGCTCGCGTAGCAAAGGCATCAAAAACATGCAGATTTTCTGTTTTGACATGATGCTTATGCGCTTGTGTGCAAAGCGTGGCATTGGTCCTGGCTTTTTGGTTCACGATAGCCATCTTTTTGACGGGGTTGATGGCCGCCAGGTCATTAGCGCCCTTCAAGTTGGAGCCAAAACTGCGAAGGAATTGGGTGTGCAGTATATCGTCACAATGAACGAGGATGACGCTTTCAAAGAAAAGATCGAAGGCTTTGATTTGAAAGACTACATGCTTCCCGTCGTCCTGACTGATGCTAAGGAGGATGGGGGCTTATTTGGGTTTAGGTTTTAGTCAGTTCGTAAGGTTCAGTCGAATCGGAAGCTGACTTTTGGTTAACCGCACGCAATAGGCGAAAAGGAAGGGTTTCCCTCCCTCACTCCACGTTGTATTCATCGTCAGGATTGTGCGCCACCTCGGTAACGTAGTATTCGAGTCGGTTCACAAAGCGGCAGCCGTTGATGATAACGGCATCGCCTGAATCAGGGCAATCAACCAGCGTCCAGATTTTATGGGGGGCCTGCGTCTTGAGGAATTCCCAATCGGAATGCGTGTCGAAGGCAATGTGGTCTGTGCCGGGTTTGGTGATGGGCTTGAACTGGTCGAACCACGCACCGTATTCGAGTTGAATGAACGCCATAGGTTATCTCCTTTCAGTGTTGAGGCTGCGCCTTTCGCGGCCTGATGGCCTAGCCAGAAAGGCCCCATGAGGCGGGACGGAGTGAACCGATCACAGCGGAGAATTGGGGGGCGACCTTCAGGGGGAGCCGATTGTCCGCTTGAACGGACTGGCGGGGGCTTTAGCGATGCCATAAACAGGCACGCGTGCGCAGGCGTTGACACAGGAGACGCCGATTGTCGCTTTCAACGATGACGTGCTGGGCAGTGAGCTTGAAGCGCAGCGGAAAGAGAAGCTGCCGGGCAACCACTTCGGGGGATTGGGAAAGCAAGCTGGCCGCTGGAAAGGTAAAGCCGCAGGCCCGTCCAGCGGTGGGCTTGCTTGCGGCAGGCTGGCGCGGAGCCGAGGGCGTTACGGGACACTTCCCGTTAGAATGGGTAGCGACTCACGCAGTAGGCGCGAGGGAAAGGCTTTTCCCACCAAATGCAGGGATTCAGAAAAGTAGCCCCCCTCCGGTGGATACCAGAGGGGGTATGCCGAGCTAATACTCGCTCGGCAACATCATCACGCTGTTCGTGAAGTAGAGGGAGATTTCATCCAGCGGGAAATCGGTGAACTCGATTTCCTTGGAGAAGACGATTCGGCCATTGCCATCGTCGCAAGCCAGCGTGGCGGCGTGGTCAGAATTGACCTTGAGACGCCACGTCTGAAATTCTTCGGCGGTGACGGCTGGGATTGATT
This is a stretch of genomic DNA from Prosthecobacter algae. It encodes these proteins:
- a CDS encoding ArdC family protein: MKSDIYAQVTDRIIDQLQAGVIPWKSPYFSKVGFPRNFATGRAYQGINVFLLGSLRCTSPFFLTFIQAKELGGHVRKGEKGSLVVKYGTYNKQDEGSHAEDGEGETRRFLKAYTVFHASQIEGIEFPTPENLPELSLSEKTDRARAIVAAMPNAPAIREGAAVPCYRPATDSVHMPEGRFFEGEEAYYSTLFHELAHSTGHASRLARKTLLENRGISADGDTARKTYAEEELVAEMAASFLNAHAGIIEDELTNSAGYLQSWIHALQSKDAKGWIVRAASQAQKAANYILNLEQEQARP
- a CDS encoding ABC-three component system protein, whose translation is MIHRIFSSLETFKGLEFKTGLNVLIAQKEDGATDKQTRNRAGKTSLVEIIHFLTGADAGKDSLCRSTALSEQTFGMELDVGGERIKVSRSGKEKSKIEVGGGSFLGGKTRLTNSEWVDVLGEKMFGLHTIEEDSGRAPTFRSLFAYFVRRQLSGAFTTPEKQAAMQQAGDYQVALLFLLGLDWKIASDWQKVRDREKTLKELKTAAGTGAFGSIIGKASDLRTELTVAEARLSALKAQIASFRILPQYDELEAEVNRLTRETKELLNSNTIDKATVGDLQKAIQSETPPSLTELEGIYAEAGIVLPGVAIKRYEEVKSFHESVVRNRRDYLTGELEAVQARITSRERTKASLDARRAEVMNILQSHGALEQFVQLQGEAGRLEAEVESLRQRFESAEQLEGSKNELEIERNRLTLRLRRDFSEQKDRLSEAILAFEETSKGLYESAGSMTIEETSNGPVFQFPMQGSRSKGIKNMQIFCFDMMLMRLCAKRGIGPGFLVHDSHLFDGVDGRQVISALQVGAKTAKELGVQYIVTMNEDDAFKEKIEGFDLKDYMLPVVLTDAKEDGGLFGFRF
- a CDS encoding tyrosine-type recombinase/integrase, whose translation is MASLYRKKQSPYWFIQYTDSEGVRRNRSTELRTDDPGETVKARTLRAEMEAKELSRSGSTVTGEAWDSWVPKYLERHCDSEKTLVRYTGIWKWVALWLQDKHLHSPRAITYRNAIEYLDWRTGYKKKTGKTVGRNTAILELKIFAMIMGEAVRLGHADANPLTSLKLKRDKSAKKPELTDDEIRTIREALKEEPEWMQTAFDIALHTGCRLQETRIPLSCIDFEENKITFPSPKGGEDRAFSIPMPSALHPLFEKLRRLKKKVTLEFPFQPSRRWQQFFAKVKMPHLCFHCLRVTYVNRLRRAGVPREVSMRLVNHASELIHKVYQREKAEDVAQWRDAVKFEPA
- a CDS encoding ABC-three component system protein — translated: MDLKQAYYELRFENAFRSTKGDAFQTFFEKLMGLVYKADFMACRPWGNQGDRKNDGFLKSERRLFQVYAPNEMEAAKAIDKITEDFAGAMVHWGHDFDKWVFAHNAVDGLPPHVQALILKLEKDNSGIKLEPWGLEEFRLIFRKISEDDLAAWFGPVPSEQTKLELGFGDLQIVLERVADHPVVPNQQVKDVPMRKIEANALSESVATLLKAGMAKAPLVADFFNRWHDETFGERVAVAFRNKYQELRGKSGPDQIFSDLESWAGGAERGTPKHQLAVLAVLAYYFDSCDIFEEPRGVTP
- a CDS encoding DUF6876 family protein, with translation MTQKTLSKADLRQFTGTDQWYRHGLARNVLYTDGVQHVAEAGGAYWLLDEIAFAQSIPAVTAEEFQTWRLKVNSDHAATLACDDGNGRIVFSKEIEFTDFPLDEISLYFTNSVMMLPSEY
- a CDS encoding putative maltokinase — translated: MQKTSSSSLPPIERPAPVTWEPGLILDLEQRILPRYLPQCRWFGGKSLSLQATQIIQDTVFPGTDVHVLLVKTTFSDGPPEQYLLPLCLLHGSEAATFNAAFPNKVLGHWGNAGMLCDALQTSEFQRALFVALIGREPLNSSFGLILESPPRHDEEELDQAASQARILSGEQSNTSISYADRWLVKFFRKFEVGIHPEVEMTQHLTRHHFQVPPFLSALNLPLDADTGVAAMLTHYTPHQNDGWTFTLEALRQLFAQVIESPPSHHTDRQDEIIGASYPARAAQLGRLTARMHIALAATSDDPNFHPQPFTPQDSRSLCVAMRANATRVLAELQCQLTRLSEASQTMAREVLETRQVFLEAFDKLSQKIIECSLIRVHGDFHLGQTLNTGTDFVIIDFEGEPRLPLDQRRLPRPALRDVAGMVRSFEYAASAALDQAHDEERDSLAPWAQAWADVVIKNYLCAYFETAQGQKFLPQSPTDAQFLLDLHILDKALYEVGYELSYRPHLVSIPLRAISRLRSTLEP
- a CDS encoding arylsulfatase; this translates as MKLLLSLLCLLCLHLAAADRPNIVVILADDFGYGSTGAYGADPALVRTPHLDRLSREGRRFTDASTTSSVCSPTRYSLITGRYCWRTSEKSGVLGTFSPLHIETTRLNMASLLKKHGYSTAAIGKWHLGYGTADDSPQWRTDYTAELSPGPLDIGFDYHFGVPANHGDLTGIYVENRFVYGLRQGKIPAGMKVPGTDSDGPDFKTTYTPEDTESGRATILDLDAPRRVNERVMPLLTRKTADWIRQQKKDRPFFLYYTPVAVHNPVTPDKDLAGKSKAGPYGDWIHELDRSIGGVLAALDETGHAENTLILFTSDNGGVFKPERDMPQTDAFKAGLKVNGALRGGKHTVWQGGFKVPFIARWPGKIPANSVCDEMVSLADILATTAAIIGEKLPAAQQAAEDSHNILPALLGEQAAPARNHLIVHSSDGVYAIRKGPWKWVEGIPAAGIKRTRSDEFIPTLFDLEKDPAETKDISAQHPEVVQELSALLNQYRNGGYSRELPPLHETGQPKIATLPPLPGSPLLEAPLASLPDKPWAITRGTWKAEDKAVWGIQKGPKDAGATLRVPVTFTEGVLDYSIQFQGANRHSLRIEAGEEHHSFRIEISPSYIGLTKNPDPGQSKEQTVPLARKSLELQTGIWYPVRITFHGSEVTVQVNDTRITGTHTLLIEPKKALNFLVFGDRAGFKDVRLIQTQPQSKP
- a CDS encoding ABC-three component system middle component 6 gives rise to the protein MILPTKHLSQDRAILTVGARILQHLSQAKTISSLWEELPRNSAGRSDAPQLRYDAFVLALDLLFMIGAIEVQEGLLTKRKVPV